A portion of the Bacteroides faecium genome contains these proteins:
- a CDS encoding RagB/SusD family nutrient uptake outer membrane protein, which produces MKLKHIILRTIVGAGGILSFASCNDFLDMAPLDQVTPQEYFNTTDHLAAYSISKYNDLFKTHSGWGAGTVNNDQNTDNMVVGGYSSTYFEKDQWRVPNTGGDWDFGQIRYCNYFFETVLPKFDAGKIEGNRSQNLHYIGEMYFIRAWVYYNKLKLFGDFPIITEVLPDEQPVLIEKSVRQPRNLVARFIINQLDSAAKYMSDDISGNKTRLTRNCALLVKSRVALYEATFEKYHKGTGRVPGDETWPGKRVHPDFSTNMDNEVNYFLEQAMEAAEAVADNVTLTGNTGVTNPKSIAGIAGWNPYFEMFADEDMSGYPEVLFWKQYMNSGGVSITHGAPAYIFSGGNNGMLKSFVDCFVMEDGSPYYKSDEYKGDKTIMDVKEKRDLRLQLFVLGEKDMLPSSSTEPAALKEFKQPNVISLEAQTSDNTGYRIRKCLTYDNKQIISGQSQSTTGCIVFRGVEAYLNYLEAYYLRYNKVDGKAESYWNAIRNRAGITGSFRTTIAKTDMNQETDLAAHPGSYEVDATLYNIRRERRCEFIGEGMRWDDLVRWRAWDGVLTRKFIPEGYNFWEEAYKTYELPEGVTIKDDPDDATSNVSSREFKYIRPFGKVKINNQVYDGYTWAKANYLKPVAINEMRLASPDNSTDNSVIYQNPYWPTKVGGTALE; this is translated from the coding sequence ATGAAACTGAAACATATTATATTACGGACAATTGTAGGAGCAGGTGGAATATTATCATTTGCGTCTTGCAATGATTTTCTTGACATGGCACCTCTGGATCAAGTTACCCCGCAGGAATACTTTAATACAACAGACCACTTGGCTGCTTACAGTATCTCGAAATACAACGATCTTTTTAAAACTCATAGCGGATGGGGAGCCGGTACGGTAAACAATGACCAGAATACTGATAACATGGTGGTCGGCGGATATTCTTCAACCTATTTTGAGAAAGACCAATGGCGTGTACCCAATACAGGAGGTGACTGGGATTTCGGTCAAATCCGTTATTGCAATTATTTCTTCGAAACAGTGCTTCCCAAATTTGATGCCGGAAAGATTGAAGGCAACCGGTCGCAGAATCTGCACTATATCGGTGAGATGTATTTTATACGTGCTTGGGTGTATTATAACAAATTGAAATTATTCGGGGACTTTCCGATTATAACTGAAGTATTGCCGGATGAACAGCCTGTACTAATAGAAAAATCAGTCCGGCAGCCACGCAATCTTGTCGCGCGTTTTATCATTAACCAATTGGATTCTGCCGCCAAATATATGTCAGATGATATTTCGGGTAACAAAACCCGGTTGACAAGGAATTGTGCCTTGTTGGTCAAATCACGTGTCGCTTTATATGAAGCTACATTCGAGAAGTATCACAAGGGGACGGGGCGTGTTCCGGGTGACGAGACTTGGCCGGGAAAGAGAGTACATCCTGATTTCTCCACCAATATGGACAATGAAGTCAATTATTTCTTGGAGCAGGCAATGGAAGCAGCCGAAGCAGTAGCTGATAATGTAACGTTGACCGGCAATACAGGCGTAACCAATCCGAAAAGCATAGCAGGAATTGCAGGTTGGAATCCATATTTTGAAATGTTTGCGGATGAAGATATGAGCGGTTATCCGGAAGTACTTTTCTGGAAGCAATACATGAATAGTGGTGGGGTGTCGATTACTCACGGTGCACCGGCTTATATCTTTAGCGGCGGTAATAATGGAATGTTGAAAAGTTTTGTTGATTGCTTTGTCATGGAAGACGGAAGTCCTTATTATAAATCGGACGAATATAAGGGAGACAAAACTATTATGGACGTGAAAGAGAAGCGTGATCTCCGTCTGCAACTATTTGTCTTAGGTGAAAAGGATATGCTTCCGTCCAGTTCTACAGAACCTGCCGCACTCAAAGAGTTCAAGCAGCCTAATGTCATATCACTGGAAGCGCAGACATCTGACAATACAGGCTATAGAATTCGTAAATGCCTGACGTATGACAATAAGCAGATAATTTCCGGTCAGTCGCAGTCCACTACGGGATGCATCGTTTTCCGTGGAGTTGAAGCATATCTTAATTATCTGGAAGCATATTATCTACGTTATAATAAAGTTGACGGCAAGGCGGAAAGTTATTGGAATGCCATACGCAATCGTGCGGGAATAACAGGTAGTTTCCGGACAACTATTGCCAAAACGGACATGAATCAAGAGACAGACCTGGCAGCTCATCCAGGTTCATATGAGGTGGACGCAACATTATATAATATCCGCCGTGAACGCCGTTGTGAGTTTATCGGGGAAGGAATGCGTTGGGATGACTTGGTACGTTGGAGAGCATGGGATGGTGTTCTTACCAGGAAGTTCATCCCGGAAGGATATAATTTTTGGGAAGAAGCATACAAGACTTATGAACTTCCGGAGGGTGTGACTATAAAGGATGATCCTGATGACGCGACTTCCAATGTTTCATCCAGGGAGTTTAAGTATATCCGTCCTTTCGGTAAAGTGAAGATTAACAATCAGGTGTATGACGGATATACCTGGGCTAAGGCCAACTATCTGAAACCTGTTGCAATCAATGAAATGAGACTGGCATCTCCCGATAATAGTACTGATAATTCCGTTATATACCAAAATCCGTACTGGCCGACGAAAGTGGGGGGTACTGCCCTCGAATAA
- a CDS encoding ECF transporter S component, with translation MESTNVKLYSLNYNNVNTYLAASLFIIGNMLFPQLFHLIPQGGITWLPIYFFTLIGAYKYGWKVGLLTAILSPVINCVLFGMPIPSALPAILLKSVLLAVTAGWTARHSGHISIPLLAGVVLTYQVIGTLGEWAYIGNFYKAIQDFRIGIPGMCLQVFGGYLFIKYLIRK, from the coding sequence ATGGAATCAACTAATGTAAAACTCTATTCGCTGAACTACAACAATGTAAATACCTATTTGGCAGCCTCGCTATTTATCATTGGCAATATGCTTTTTCCCCAACTCTTTCATCTCATTCCACAAGGAGGAATAACTTGGCTGCCAATCTATTTCTTTACGCTAATTGGTGCGTATAAATATGGTTGGAAAGTAGGACTGCTGACTGCTATCCTTTCGCCCGTTATAAACTGTGTACTCTTCGGAATGCCAATACCGTCTGCATTGCCTGCCATCTTATTGAAATCCGTATTGCTGGCTGTTACTGCCGGATGGACTGCACGACATTCAGGACATATTTCCATCCCTCTTCTGGCAGGTGTAGTACTTACATACCAAGTCATAGGAACATTAGGGGAATGGGCTTACATCGGCAACTTCTATAAGGCCATTCAGGATTTCCGTATCGGTATTCCCGGGATGTGTCTGCAAGTATTCGGCGGTTATTTATTCATTAAATACCTGATTCGCAAATAA
- a CDS encoding SusC/RagA family TonB-linked outer membrane protein, translated as MTRKTNPNPAFIKVRKMYCLKMAVVATVLLCCAQPMNAVTDNTNEMHKTAITQQQNVKTTGTVVDENGEPLIGVSVKVQGTTTGTITDLNGRFTVDSPKGATLILSFIGYKTIQTKAEGTPLTITMKEDSEQLDEVVVIGYGTQKKINVTGAVGMVDSKVLAARPVTNVAQALQGTVPGLNFTVGSEGGSLDGSMSFNIRGAGTIGDGSGSSPLVLIDGIEGNLNSLNPNDIETVSVLKDAASASIYGARAAFGVILIQTKKGKAGKARVSYNGNVRFSDAVSVPEMMDSYTFAQYFNRAAENAGRSGEAPFSAEQLQKIKDYQDGKISTVTTLNPNNNRWNNYGGANADTDWFKEFYNDWVPSQEHNLSISGGNEKIQYSLSGSFLDQNGLLRHGEDNLQRYTMNSSITAQVADWFKVTYSTKWTREDFDRPSYLTGLFFHNIARRWPTCPAYDPNGYPMSGVEITELEDGGRQKNQKDLNTQQLQLVFEPIKNWTINVEGALRTENKHEHWEVLPIYSHDGDGNPYSIAWGGYGAGSSVVNEYNYKENYYSTNIYSDYFKQYESGHYFKVMAGFNAELYKTRSLSGQKNTLISNSVPTLNTATEAPTTSGGYAHNGVAGFFGRINYNYKERYLIELNGRYDGSSRFIGDKRWGFFPSLSVGWNIAREDFFRNIADKAHIDVLKLRGSWGQLGNTDTKDAWYPFYQTMPQGTDYNWLVNGKRPNYANLPGIISTLKTWETIETWDIGLDWGLFNNRLTGSFDYFVRWTYDMIGPAPELSATLGATPPKINNADMKSYGFELELGWRDMIGDFSYGAKFTLADDQQKITRYPNDNNKLSEAYYPGMMKGEIWGYETVGIAQTQEEMDAHLAKVDQSSLGSKWGAGDIMYKDVDNDGVISTGDNTKEKPGDRVILGNNTPRFKYGITLDAAWKGVDFRIFLQGVAKRDYYMSGPYFWGANGVDEWQATGFKEHWDFWRPEGDPLGANTGAYYPRVLKSDSRNMAVQSRYLQNAAYCRLKNIQLGYTLPDRWTKKAGMSSVRIYVSGDNLLTFSHMSNIFDPEALESTYDANNGKLYPLQRTISVGLNVNF; from the coding sequence ATGACAAGAAAAACTAACCCAAATCCGGCTTTTATAAAAGTGCGGAAAATGTATTGCTTGAAAATGGCAGTGGTTGCTACTGTATTGTTGTGTTGTGCACAACCAATGAATGCAGTGACCGATAATACTAATGAAATGCATAAGACTGCCATTACACAGCAGCAAAACGTAAAGACTACCGGCACTGTAGTTGATGAAAACGGAGAGCCGCTTATTGGAGTCTCTGTGAAAGTGCAAGGTACTACCACCGGCACTATAACTGACTTGAACGGACGATTCACGGTTGATTCCCCCAAAGGAGCTACACTTATACTTTCATTCATTGGTTATAAGACCATTCAGACGAAAGCAGAAGGAACACCCCTGACAATCACCATGAAAGAAGATTCGGAACAGCTCGACGAAGTGGTAGTAATAGGCTACGGAACACAGAAAAAAATCAATGTAACCGGTGCAGTAGGCATGGTCGATTCTAAAGTGTTGGCCGCACGGCCTGTGACTAATGTAGCTCAGGCTCTGCAAGGAACCGTGCCGGGTCTTAACTTCACAGTAGGAAGTGAAGGCGGTTCACTGGACGGCTCCATGAGTTTTAATATTCGTGGTGCGGGAACTATCGGTGACGGTTCGGGTTCTTCCCCATTGGTATTGATTGACGGAATTGAGGGGAATCTTAATTCCTTGAATCCTAATGATATCGAAACTGTTTCTGTTTTGAAAGACGCGGCTTCCGCTTCTATTTACGGTGCCCGTGCGGCATTCGGCGTTATTCTGATTCAGACGAAGAAAGGAAAGGCAGGTAAAGCCAGAGTCAGCTATAATGGCAATGTCCGTTTCAGTGATGCCGTTTCGGTTCCAGAAATGATGGACTCTTATACTTTTGCCCAATATTTCAACCGTGCAGCAGAAAATGCAGGACGTTCCGGAGAAGCTCCTTTCTCTGCGGAACAACTCCAGAAAATAAAGGATTATCAGGATGGAAAAATTTCGACCGTCACAACACTTAACCCGAATAATAATCGTTGGAACAATTATGGTGGAGCAAATGCTGATACTGACTGGTTTAAAGAGTTCTATAATGATTGGGTGCCATCTCAGGAACATAACCTGAGTATCTCCGGTGGAAACGAGAAAATACAATATTCGTTGAGCGGTAGTTTTTTAGACCAGAACGGTCTGTTGCGTCATGGCGAAGATAATTTGCAGCGCTATACCATGAACAGTAGTATTACGGCACAAGTCGCCGACTGGTTTAAAGTAACTTATTCCACTAAATGGACTCGCGAAGATTTTGACCGTCCTTCTTATCTGACGGGGTTGTTCTTCCATAACATCGCCCGCCGTTGGCCGACTTGTCCCGCTTATGATCCGAACGGCTATCCGATGTCGGGCGTGGAAATTACGGAACTGGAAGACGGTGGAAGACAAAAGAACCAGAAGGATTTGAATACCCAACAATTACAGTTGGTATTTGAGCCCATCAAGAACTGGACAATCAATGTCGAAGGTGCACTGAGGACAGAAAACAAGCACGAGCATTGGGAAGTACTGCCTATATACTCACATGACGGAGACGGAAATCCGTATTCGATCGCATGGGGTGGTTATGGTGCCGGAAGTTCGGTAGTCAACGAATATAATTACAAGGAGAACTATTACAGTACAAATATCTATTCGGACTATTTCAAGCAATATGAAAGCGGGCATTATTTTAAGGTGATGGCAGGTTTCAATGCCGAACTGTATAAAACCAGAAGTTTGTCCGGACAGAAAAATACATTGATTTCCAATTCCGTTCCTACATTGAATACGGCAACCGAAGCTCCGACTACTTCAGGAGGATACGCCCATAATGGTGTGGCAGGTTTCTTCGGACGTATCAACTACAATTATAAAGAACGTTATTTAATTGAGCTGAACGGCCGCTATGACGGTTCATCCCGTTTTATCGGCGATAAACGTTGGGGATTCTTTCCCTCTTTGTCTGTCGGCTGGAATATAGCGCGTGAAGATTTTTTCCGCAATATAGCAGACAAAGCGCATATTGATGTGCTGAAACTGAGAGGATCATGGGGACAACTGGGCAATACGGATACCAAAGACGCATGGTATCCTTTCTATCAGACAATGCCTCAAGGTACGGATTATAATTGGCTCGTTAACGGGAAAAGACCCAATTATGCCAATTTGCCGGGAATCATTTCGACATTAAAAACATGGGAAACCATCGAAACATGGGATATCGGTCTGGATTGGGGATTATTTAATAACCGCCTGACAGGTTCATTCGACTACTTTGTACGCTGGACGTACGATATGATCGGCCCGGCTCCCGAATTATCCGCCACATTGGGAGCTACTCCGCCGAAGATTAACAATGCTGATATGAAATCATACGGTTTTGAACTCGAACTGGGATGGAGGGATATGATTGGCGACTTTTCTTATGGAGCTAAATTTACATTGGCTGATGACCAGCAGAAAATCACCCGTTATCCTAATGATAACAATAAACTTTCCGAAGCCTATTATCCGGGTATGATGAAAGGTGAAATTTGGGGATATGAGACTGTCGGTATCGCACAGACACAAGAGGAAATGGATGCTCATCTGGCAAAGGTCGACCAGTCCTCTTTAGGCAGCAAGTGGGGAGCCGGAGATATTATGTATAAAGATGTGGATAATGACGGGGTTATTTCGACAGGTGACAATACCAAAGAGAAACCGGGTGATCGTGTGATTTTAGGTAATAATACACCCCGCTTCAAATATGGCATCACGCTTGACGCTGCATGGAAGGGCGTTGATTTCCGTATCTTCCTGCAAGGAGTGGCAAAACGCGATTATTATATGAGTGGTCCTTATTTTTGGGGAGCTAATGGAGTAGATGAATGGCAGGCTACCGGCTTCAAGGAGCATTGGGACTTTTGGCGTCCGGAGGGTGATCCGTTGGGAGCTAACACAGGAGCTTATTATCCGCGTGTCTTGAAAAGCGACTCTAGGAATATGGCTGTACAAAGCAGATATCTTCAGAATGCCGCTTATTGCCGCCTCAAAAACATCCAACTCGGCTATACATTACCCGACCGTTGGACGAAAAAAGCAGGTATGTCCTCAGTTCGTATATATGTATCCGGCGACAACTTATTGACGTTCTCTCATATGTCCAATATCTTTGATCCGGAAGCATTGGAAAGTACTTATGACGCAAACAACGGTAAACTCTACCCGTTGCAGCGTACCATATCTGTGGGTTTAAATGTTAACTTCTAA
- a CDS encoding TonB-dependent receptor plug domain-containing protein, whose protein sequence is MRKDTTCLFLLAGLLSVPGVAQNKKDSTQFRRNYVIDEVVVTGTRNETDIRHLPMTISVVGRQQIEKRYEPSLLPLLTEQVPGLFTTSRGIMGYGVSTGAAGGMSLRGVGGSPTAGLLVLIDGHPQYMGLMGHPIADAYQSMMTERVEVLRGPASVLYGSNAMGGVINIVTRKQEEEGINTNMQVGYGSYNTLQTEFSNRVKKGRFSSIVTGSYNRTDGHRPDMEFEQYGGYAKLGYEISSFWKLAGDVNVTHFNASNPGTIQVPLIDNDSRITRGMTSFALENHYNNTSGALSFFYNWGRHKINDGYQSGKEPQTAHFNSKDKMLGVSWYQSATFFASNRITAGFDYQHFGGESWNKVVATGERKPGVDKQLDEFAGYVDFRQDINNWFSLDAGIRVDHHSHVGTEWIPQGGLAFHLPKSAELKAMVSKGYRNPTIREMYMFAPANPELQPEKLMSYELSYSQRLLDGALSYGVNLYYINGDNIIMSNGLVPPLNINSGEIENWGIETNINYHVNSHWNVNTNYSWLHMENPVLAAPEHKLYAGVDYSSGRWSVSTGLQYVKGLYTSVTKEREQQEEFVLWNLRGNYRVCRFANLFVKGENLLAQRYEINAGYPMPKATFMGGINLNF, encoded by the coding sequence CTCCGTAGTAGGGCGGCAACAGATTGAGAAAAGGTACGAACCCTCTCTTTTACCGTTGCTGACGGAACAGGTTCCGGGATTGTTCACTACCAGTCGCGGTATCATGGGATATGGCGTCTCCACCGGAGCGGCGGGAGGCATGAGCCTGCGGGGTGTCGGCGGCAGTCCTACGGCAGGATTATTAGTTTTAATAGACGGTCACCCGCAGTATATGGGACTGATGGGGCATCCGATAGCAGATGCTTACCAATCTATGATGACGGAAAGGGTAGAGGTTTTACGCGGCCCTGCATCCGTGCTTTACGGTTCGAATGCTATGGGAGGAGTTATCAATATCGTCACCCGCAAGCAAGAGGAAGAGGGGATAAATACCAATATGCAAGTAGGATATGGTTCATATAATACATTGCAGACCGAGTTTTCCAACCGTGTGAAAAAGGGACGTTTCAGCAGCATCGTAACCGGTTCTTACAACCGGACGGACGGGCATCGTCCTGATATGGAATTTGAACAATACGGCGGATATGCAAAACTGGGTTATGAGATAAGCTCTTTTTGGAAACTAGCGGGTGATGTCAACGTCACTCATTTCAATGCTTCCAACCCCGGAACGATTCAGGTTCCACTTATCGACAATGATTCGCGTATCACTCGTGGAATGACTTCATTCGCATTGGAAAATCATTATAACAATACATCGGGAGCATTGAGCTTTTTCTATAACTGGGGACGGCACAAGATAAACGATGGTTATCAGTCGGGAAAAGAACCGCAGACAGCGCATTTCAATTCTAAAGACAAGATGCTGGGCGTATCGTGGTATCAGAGTGCGACTTTCTTTGCCAGCAATCGTATTACGGCAGGGTTTGATTATCAGCATTTCGGTGGTGAATCGTGGAATAAAGTGGTAGCTACGGGCGAACGTAAGCCGGGAGTTGACAAACAACTGGATGAATTTGCAGGATATGTTGATTTCCGTCAGGACATAAACAATTGGTTTTCATTGGATGCTGGTATCCGTGTAGACCACCATTCTCATGTAGGCACAGAATGGATACCACAAGGAGGATTAGCATTTCATCTGCCGAAAAGCGCGGAACTCAAAGCAATGGTAAGCAAAGGATACCGTAACCCGACGATTCGTGAAATGTATATGTTCGCCCCTGCCAACCCTGAACTGCAACCGGAAAAACTGATGAGTTATGAACTTTCCTATTCGCAGCGTTTACTGGACGGGGCATTATCTTATGGAGTGAATCTTTACTATATCAATGGTGATAATATAATAATGTCAAACGGACTGGTTCCGCCATTGAATATCAATTCCGGGGAAATCGAGAACTGGGGCATCGAAACCAATATCAATTATCACGTTAATTCGCATTGGAATGTCAACACCAATTATAGTTGGCTGCATATGGAGAATCCGGTTCTTGCCGCTCCCGAACATAAACTGTATGCGGGAGTCGATTATTCTTCGGGGCGTTGGAGCGTATCGACGGGGCTGCAATATGTGAAAGGGCTTTATACCTCTGTCACCAAAGAGCGTGAACAACAAGAAGAATTTGTTTTATGGAATCTTCGGGGGAATTATCGTGTGTGCCGTTTCGCCAATCTCTTTGTGAAAGGGGAGAACCTGCTTGCGCAACGTTATGAGATAAATGCCGGCTATCCTATGCCGAAAGCTACATTCATGGGTGGTATTAATTTGAACTTTTAA